From Deltaproteobacteria bacterium, the proteins below share one genomic window:
- a CDS encoding VWA domain-containing protein, which translates to MPSILMTFYEIIMIGYRYFYGNKPVPAKSADAEQILDHLTDLLLRENDVNKSLDLLKQQGLKGQDESPGLKGIHDFLEEVRRLKQKLQESASAGNDLAIEELKRLEKLEHELRRASWGLDLEKINDQEIRELLGEQSYQLWNNLKAIPRLLELNGLIEKLGAKYVLTPKGMRKIGQRALQDIFASLTRDALGNHETHFRGNGINLLLEESKPYRFGDPFHLNLSRTLMNTLSRQALIPSRSRGRQLLDLRPDDFEVYQTEKRTRAAVVLMVDMSGSMARDEKFFAAKKVAMALHTLMQSQFPHDRLHLIGFSSYARALKSKDLPCLNWDLDNPYTNMEAGLILAKSFLNREHTPNKQIIMVSDGEPTAHLENGKVFFQFPSHPKTLAKTLSEFKKCASCGINLNIFMLGQDAHLLQFVQQISRMNRGRAFYTTPNNLGRYLLVDFLSQKRKWILA; encoded by the coding sequence TTGCCATCCATCTTGATGACTTTTTACGAGATCATCATGATTGGCTATCGATATTTTTACGGCAATAAACCAGTTCCGGCTAAAAGTGCGGACGCCGAACAAATCCTCGATCACCTCACCGACCTTCTCCTCCGGGAAAATGACGTCAATAAATCCCTCGACTTATTGAAGCAGCAAGGCCTAAAGGGACAGGATGAATCCCCGGGGCTTAAGGGGATCCATGATTTCCTGGAAGAAGTTCGGCGCCTGAAGCAGAAACTCCAGGAATCTGCATCCGCAGGAAATGATTTGGCCATAGAAGAGCTGAAACGCCTGGAGAAGCTTGAACATGAACTGCGCCGCGCTTCCTGGGGGCTTGACCTGGAAAAGATCAATGACCAGGAAATCCGGGAATTATTGGGGGAACAGAGTTACCAGCTCTGGAACAACCTCAAGGCCATCCCGCGCCTTCTGGAACTCAACGGCCTCATCGAGAAGTTGGGGGCAAAATATGTGCTCACGCCTAAAGGTATGCGCAAGATCGGACAGAGAGCGCTGCAGGATATTTTTGCCTCTTTAACCCGTGATGCCCTGGGGAATCACGAGACTCATTTTCGGGGCAACGGGATTAATCTTCTTTTAGAGGAAAGTAAACCTTACCGGTTCGGAGATCCTTTTCACCTCAACTTGAGTCGTACGCTAATGAACACGCTGAGTCGCCAAGCATTGATCCCTTCCCGTTCCAGGGGCCGCCAGCTTCTCGACCTCCGGCCGGATGACTTTGAGGTTTATCAAACCGAGAAGCGTACCCGGGCCGCAGTAGTGCTCATGGTGGATATGAGCGGGTCCATGGCCCGCGACGAAAAATTTTTCGCCGCTAAAAAGGTGGCCATGGCCCTGCATACGCTCATGCAATCCCAGTTTCCCCATGACCGCCTGCACCTGATAGGTTTTTCTTCCTATGCCAGGGCTCTGAAGAGCAAGGACCTGCCTTGCCTTAACTGGGATCTGGACAACCCTTACACCAACATGGAAGCAGGACTCATCCTGGCCAAATCTTTCCTCAACCGGGAGCACACTCCTAACAAGCAGATTATCATGGTTTCAGATGGAGAACCCACCGCCCACCTGGAGAACGGCAAGGTCTTCTTCCAGTTTCCTTCCCACCCCAAGACCCTGGCCAAAACCTTATCCGAGTTCAAGAAATGCGCTTCTTGCGGCATCAACTTGAACATTTTCATGCTCGGCCAGGATGCCCATCTCTTGCAGTTTGTCCAGCAGATATCCAGGATGAACCGTGGCCGGGCCTTCTACACCACCCCGAATAATCTGGGCCGTTACCTACTGGTCGATTTCCTTTCTCAGAAACGCAAGTGGATTTTAGCCTAA
- a CDS encoding acyl-CoA dehydrogenase family protein, translating into MDFRFTDEQKAFKEQVLKFSQKELAPLAEEADWRGEFCWDAWKKMGAFGLLGLTYPEEYGGSGADVVTACLAGEAVAQGGAEGGLCLSWGAHTYLCGDTILTHGTEEQKKNMFPKLLPENGWVQWVLPNRALAPTRLRFAPRPQEKEIPIFSMGQRCLLPMGRSPTFW; encoded by the coding sequence ATGGACTTCCGTTTCACCGACGAGCAGAAAGCCTTCAAGGAGCAGGTATTAAAATTTTCTCAGAAAGAACTTGCCCCCTTAGCCGAGGAAGCCGATTGGAGGGGTGAATTTTGCTGGGACGCCTGGAAGAAGATGGGCGCCTTTGGACTTCTGGGGCTGACTTATCCGGAAGAATACGGCGGGAGCGGCGCGGATGTGGTCACGGCCTGCCTGGCCGGAGAAGCCGTGGCCCAGGGAGGAGCGGAAGGAGGCCTGTGTCTTTCTTGGGGGGCGCATACTTATCTCTGCGGAGATACCATCTTGACCCATGGAACCGAAGAACAAAAAAAAAATATGTTCCCAAAATTGCTTCCGGAGAATGGGTGGGTGCAATGGGTCTTACCGAACCGGGCGCTGGCTCCGACGCGGCTTCGATTCGCACCACGGCCACAAGAAAAGGAGATACCTATCTTCTCAATGGGACAAAGATGTTTATTACCAATGGGCCGATCGCCGACATTCTGGTGA